A single window of Methylomarinum sp. Ch1-1 DNA harbors:
- the pstA gene encoding phosphate ABC transporter permease PstA: MTKNGLASVLIWLTPILIGTIFLCLLSDIILQGLPRLSWSYLLEAPQDAGRAGGIAPIIVATGLILLVAIAAAAPLGLATAVLLTEFTRSQRFFDRFIERSLDVLASIPSIVFGLFGNAFFCIYLGLGFSILSGGLTLACMALPILIRTTMEGLRAAPDDYRLSAAALGMSRAATLWHLLLPSASPALAAGLMLAIGRAGAETAALIFTSGYVDRMPSSLSDSGRALSVHIYDLSMNVAGGDANAHAAALVLILILLSLNAMAMSLTQRWLHRRIVTS; this comes from the coding sequence ATGACTAAGAACGGCTTGGCCAGCGTGTTGATCTGGCTGACGCCGATTTTAATCGGGACAATCTTTCTGTGCTTGCTGAGCGATATTATATTGCAAGGGCTGCCCCGGCTTTCCTGGTCATATCTGCTCGAAGCGCCGCAAGATGCCGGGCGCGCCGGCGGCATTGCCCCGATTATCGTGGCTACTGGGTTGATTTTGCTGGTCGCGATCGCGGCCGCTGCGCCGTTAGGCTTGGCGACCGCCGTGCTGCTGACCGAATTCACCCGCTCCCAGCGTTTCTTTGACCGTTTCATCGAACGTAGCCTGGATGTATTGGCGAGCATTCCGTCAATCGTCTTCGGCCTGTTCGGCAATGCTTTTTTCTGTATTTATCTAGGCCTGGGCTTTTCGATTCTGTCCGGCGGACTGACACTGGCCTGCATGGCCTTGCCCATTCTGATCCGCACGACGATGGAGGGTTTGCGCGCCGCCCCCGACGATTACCGGCTTTCCGCCGCGGCATTGGGCATGAGCCGCGCCGCGACGCTGTGGCATTTGCTGCTGCCCAGCGCCAGCCCGGCGCTCGCAGCCGGTTTGATGCTCGCCATCGGCCGGGCCGGCGCCGAGACCGCGGCGCTGATTTTCACCAGCGGCTATGTCGACCGGATGCCAAGCTCACTGTCCGACTCCGGCCGAGCGCTGTCGGTGCATATCTACGACCTGTCGATGAATGTTGCCGGCGGTGACGCCAATGCCCATGCCGCGGCGCTGGTGTTGATCCTTATCTTATTAAGCCTTAACGCGATGGCGATGAGTTTGACTCAGCGCTGGCTGCACAGGAGAATTGTGACCTCATGA
- a CDS encoding sulfite oxidase — MRHKKKCVGIHELYSKSPEKADFLLWGREINPSSRRGFLKKSGLLALTGFLGSQIPFADNMPGGLIPAALANSDEPFRIPGKHPELIVLNDRPVNAETPPHLLDDPITPAERLFIRNNGLPPENIAVGAWLLEIGGESASSTQQFSLEDLKNTFSPYTYQLLVECGGNGRNEFYPPARGNQWTLGAVGCPEWTGVRLRDVLRAVGIKDDAVYIGYYGRDTHLSGDPRKRPISRGVPIAKAMEKETLIAWAMNGQDIPLMNGYPLRLVCGGWPGSTSGKWLEKIVIRNKVHDGPKMTGFSYRVPCRPVAPGSEIAVEDMCIIESMPVKSLITYPRSGAMINEGEKLKVRGHAWAGDLVVQAMDISYDFGVTWQSCKLQPPRNRTAWQHWNVEIDFPGKGYYEVWARATDSAGKMQPMVVPGWNPKGYLNNACHRIAVKVV, encoded by the coding sequence ATGAGACATAAAAAAAAATGCGTTGGCATTCATGAGCTTTATTCCAAGAGCCCCGAAAAAGCCGATTTTTTGCTCTGGGGCAGAGAAATCAACCCGTCTAGCCGGCGAGGTTTTTTGAAAAAAAGCGGATTGCTGGCCTTGACCGGTTTTCTCGGCTCGCAAATACCTTTCGCGGATAACATGCCCGGCGGTTTGATTCCCGCCGCCTTGGCCAATAGCGACGAACCCTTCAGAATTCCCGGTAAACATCCTGAACTGATTGTTTTGAACGACCGGCCCGTCAATGCGGAAACGCCTCCTCATCTACTTGACGATCCCATTACGCCGGCCGAACGGTTATTTATTCGCAATAACGGCCTACCTCCCGAAAACATTGCTGTTGGCGCCTGGTTGCTCGAAATCGGCGGCGAATCGGCTTCCTCGACACAACAGTTTAGCCTCGAAGATTTAAAAAACACTTTTTCGCCTTATACCTACCAACTGTTGGTCGAATGCGGTGGAAACGGCCGAAATGAATTCTATCCGCCGGCGAGGGGGAATCAATGGACCCTGGGAGCGGTTGGATGCCCTGAATGGACCGGTGTTCGTCTGAGGGATGTATTGAGGGCGGTAGGAATTAAGGACGATGCGGTCTATATCGGATACTATGGCCGCGATACGCACTTAAGCGGAGACCCGAGAAAAAGACCGATTTCACGTGGCGTACCCATTGCCAAGGCTATGGAGAAAGAAACCTTGATTGCCTGGGCGATGAATGGACAGGATATTCCGCTGATGAATGGCTATCCATTGCGGTTAGTCTGCGGCGGTTGGCCGGGGTCCACTTCAGGGAAATGGTTGGAAAAAATTGTGATCAGAAACAAAGTGCATGACGGCCCTAAAATGACTGGATTTTCTTATCGTGTTCCTTGTCGCCCGGTTGCGCCGGGGAGTGAGATTGCCGTCGAGGACATGTGCATCATCGAATCCATGCCGGTCAAGTCGTTGATTACCTATCCCCGCAGTGGCGCGATGATCAACGAAGGCGAGAAGCTGAAGGTGAGAGGACATGCCTGGGCCGGTGACCTGGTCGTACAAGCGATGGATATTTCATACGATTTTGGCGTCACATGGCAATCCTGTAAATTGCAGCCGCCAAGAAATAGGACGGCCTGGCAGCATTGGAACGTCGAAATCGATTTTCCTGGCAAAGGATATTATGAAGTCTGGGCCAGAGCCACGGATAGCGCCGGTAAGATGCAGCCGATGGTGGTGCCCGGCTGGAATCCGAAAGGCTATTTAAACAATGCCTGCCATCGGATAGCGGTGAAAGTGGTTTAA
- a CDS encoding phosphate ABC transporter substrate-binding protein: MKKLILVVLTLIMIITAWSYLKIEGIHFDNEADIEKLILTGSSTVAPLAAEIGKRFESLNPNVRVDVQTGGSSRGVNDARAGLADIGMASRALKDSEADLHSYTIALDGISIIVNEANPVTSLTQQQIIDIYTGEITNWKAVGGNDRPITVVNKAEGHSTLELFLHHFGLQNTQVKPHVVIGDNQQGIKTVAGNPDAIGYVSVGSAEYEASHGVSIKLLPLQNIAASVKNLRNRTFPLSRPLNLVTKNEPSGMIKTFIEFARSEQVNDIIAAQYFVPVAP, translated from the coding sequence GTGAAGAAATTGATTTTAGTTGTACTGACATTAATAATGATCATTACGGCCTGGAGTTATTTAAAAATAGAAGGCATACATTTTGATAATGAAGCCGACATTGAAAAATTGATTTTAACCGGTTCCAGCACGGTGGCGCCGTTAGCCGCGGAAATCGGCAAACGTTTCGAATCGTTAAATCCCAATGTGCGGGTCGATGTGCAGACCGGCGGCTCATCGCGCGGCGTCAACGACGCCCGAGCCGGACTAGCCGATATCGGCATGGCCTCAAGGGCGCTAAAAGACAGCGAAGCGGATTTGCACAGTTACACCATTGCGTTGGACGGCATCAGCATCATCGTTAACGAGGCCAATCCGGTCACGTCGCTCACGCAACAACAAATCATCGACATTTACACCGGCGAGATCACAAACTGGAAGGCCGTGGGCGGAAACGATAGGCCTATTACCGTCGTCAACAAGGCCGAGGGACATTCGACACTGGAGTTGTTTCTACACCATTTCGGCTTGCAAAACACACAGGTGAAACCACATGTAGTGATCGGCGATAATCAACAAGGCATTAAAACCGTTGCCGGCAATCCCGATGCCATCGGCTATGTTTCGGTAGGCTCCGCCGAATACGAAGCCAGCCACGGCGTATCGATCAAACTGCTGCCGTTGCAAAATATCGCGGCCTCGGTCAAAAACCTGCGCAATCGGACTTTTCCGTTGTCCAGACCGTTGAATCTGGTAACTAAGAACGAGCCTTCAGGCATGATCAAGACATTTATCGAATTCGCCCGCTCGGAACAGGTCAATGACATCATCGCAGCGCAATACTTTGTCCCTGTCGCGCCCTGA
- the arsS gene encoding arsenosugar biosynthesis radical SAM (seleno)protein ArsS (Some members of this family are selenoproteins.) — protein MRDVKPLLLNTDFPKIQRGRLQTLQMNLGYLCNLSCTHCHVNAGPKRTELMTRDTMRNALQFAERYHLEILDVTGGSPEMNPDFRWLVKQAKQQGLRVMDRCNPTILVEPGYQDTAEFLAEQQVEVIASLPCYLEDNVDAQRGKGVFKASIDGLQKLNALGYGRPDSGLVLNLVFNPQGISLPPPQQQLEQAYRQFLQGHFELQFNNLFTITNMPIQRFGAVLLAKGQFEEYMTVLKQAYRPENLEQVMCRSLLSVDWQGYVYDCDFNQMLELPLMGRRTHLHELLERMPDGLPVVVGEHCYGCTAGQGSSCTGVLS, from the coding sequence ATGCGCGACGTAAAACCTTTACTACTGAACACGGACTTCCCGAAAATTCAGCGCGGACGCTTGCAGACCCTGCAGATGAATCTCGGCTATCTCTGCAATTTGAGCTGCACACATTGCCATGTCAATGCCGGGCCGAAACGCACCGAATTGATGACGCGGGACACGATGCGTAACGCCTTGCAATTCGCCGAACGTTATCATCTGGAAATCCTCGATGTGACCGGCGGTTCGCCGGAAATGAATCCCGATTTCCGCTGGCTGGTTAAACAGGCGAAACAGCAGGGCTTGCGCGTTATGGATCGCTGTAATCCGACCATCTTGGTCGAGCCGGGCTATCAAGATACCGCCGAATTTTTGGCCGAGCAGCAGGTCGAGGTGATCGCCTCCTTGCCCTGTTATTTGGAAGACAATGTCGATGCCCAACGCGGCAAGGGGGTGTTCAAGGCCTCGATCGACGGACTACAGAAGCTTAATGCCTTGGGTTACGGACGTCCCGACAGCGGTCTGGTTTTGAACCTGGTGTTCAATCCGCAAGGGATTTCCTTGCCGCCGCCGCAACAGCAGTTGGAGCAGGCCTACCGGCAATTTTTACAAGGCCATTTCGAATTGCAATTTAACAATCTTTTCACGATCACCAACATGCCGATACAACGTTTCGGCGCGGTGTTGTTGGCGAAAGGCCAATTCGAAGAGTATATGACGGTGCTGAAACAAGCTTATCGGCCTGAGAATCTGGAACAGGTCATGTGCCGCAGCTTGCTGAGCGTGGATTGGCAGGGATATGTCTATGATTGCGATTTTAACCAAATGCTGGAATTGCCGTTGATGGGCCGCCGCACCCATCTGCATGAATTGCTGGAACGGATGCCGGATGGGTTGCCGGTTGTCGTCGGCGAGCATTGCTACGGTTGCACGGCCGGACAAGGTTCGAGCTGCACCGGTGTATTGTCCTGA
- a CDS encoding phosphate ABC transporter ATP-binding protein, which produces MNSFFINREADGESGNDPSAYTLGPLQAGPPCCDPEPLLSIEDLSLRYGNKPALEKVSLQIYKGCITALIGPSGCGKTSFLSVLNRLTDMIPDCHVSGNVRFNECDLFDPAVDIQHLRRDIGMIFQKPTPFPLSIRRNIELPLREHGMRKQDELNDRIQQVLQDVGLWDEVKDRLDAPAQALSGGQQQRLCIARALALRPKVLLMDEPCSALDPISSAVVEDLIQSLRGRYTVVIVTHNLAQARRIANYAGFFWVQEHGGCLIEFGRCQQIFESPIHGLTKAYVSGNRG; this is translated from the coding sequence ATGAATTCTTTTTTCATTAACCGCGAAGCTGATGGCGAATCCGGCAACGATCCCAGCGCCTATACATTGGGACCGTTACAGGCCGGCCCGCCTTGCTGCGATCCCGAACCGTTGCTCAGCATCGAAGACCTGTCCCTACGCTACGGCAACAAACCGGCGCTGGAGAAAGTTTCGCTACAAATTTACAAGGGCTGCATTACCGCGTTGATCGGCCCTTCCGGATGCGGGAAGACCAGTTTTCTCTCGGTCTTGAATCGTTTGACCGATATGATTCCGGACTGTCATGTGAGCGGCAATGTCCGTTTTAACGAGTGCGATTTATTCGACCCGGCTGTTGATATACAGCATTTACGCCGTGATATCGGCATGATTTTTCAAAAACCGACGCCCTTTCCGTTATCGATACGCCGTAATATCGAACTGCCGCTGCGTGAACACGGCATGCGCAAACAAGACGAATTAAACGACAGAATACAGCAGGTATTGCAGGACGTCGGCCTATGGGATGAAGTCAAGGATCGTCTCGATGCCCCGGCGCAAGCCTTGTCCGGGGGGCAACAACAACGACTGTGTATCGCCCGGGCACTGGCGTTGCGACCCAAGGTGTTGTTAATGGATGAACCCTGCAGCGCGCTGGATCCCATTTCTTCCGCGGTGGTCGAAGATCTGATTCAATCCTTGCGAGGACGCTATACCGTCGTGATCGTCACCCATAATCTGGCCCAGGCCCGGCGCATCGCCAATTATGCCGGTTTTTTCTGGGTCCAGGAGCATGGCGGCTGCCTGATCGAGTTCGGTCGCTGCCAGCAAATATTCGAATCGCCGATTCATGGGCTGACGAAGGCTTATGTCAGTGGAAATAGAGGCTAA
- the pstC gene encoding phosphate ABC transporter permease subunit PstC, translating into MTSSQRNTLSLSRPDKKLAALLRLCALVSAAVVLLIMLFLIDESRPLLDHLQLSRFFTDRSWHPVQGLYNLTPMLSATLFSTAGALLLALPLGIASALFSRFYAPPTLAAWYRRLIELLAGIPSVVYGFWGLTTVAPWVARLHPPGVSLLTAILILALMILPTVALTVDAALAALPVSHYRGAAALGLSRWGMISGVALPAARAGIASGSMLAAGRAMGETMAVLMVAGNVVQHPHSLFDSVRTLTANIALEMAYAMGDHRAALFASGLALMLMVLALVGAAELFKWKSAHD; encoded by the coding sequence ATGACATCATCGCAGCGCAATACTTTGTCCCTGTCGCGCCCTGACAAGAAACTGGCGGCGCTGCTGCGTCTCTGCGCGCTGGTTTCGGCGGCGGTCGTGTTATTAATCATGCTGTTTCTGATCGATGAATCCCGACCGCTGCTGGACCATCTGCAGCTGTCGCGATTCTTCACCGACCGCTCCTGGCATCCGGTGCAAGGCTTATATAACCTGACGCCGATGCTGTCGGCGACGCTGTTTTCGACAGCGGGCGCACTCTTGCTGGCGCTGCCGCTGGGTATTGCCTCGGCATTGTTCAGCCGTTTCTATGCCCCGCCGACGCTGGCGGCCTGGTATCGCCGACTGATCGAATTGCTGGCCGGCATTCCTTCGGTGGTGTACGGATTTTGGGGATTGACTACCGTTGCGCCGTGGGTCGCACGCCTGCATCCTCCCGGCGTTAGCTTGCTGACCGCTATCTTGATTCTGGCCTTGATGATACTGCCGACGGTGGCCTTAACGGTCGATGCCGCGTTGGCCGCTTTACCGGTCAGCCATTATCGGGGCGCCGCCGCGCTGGGTTTATCGCGTTGGGGGATGATCAGCGGCGTGGCCTTGCCAGCCGCCAGGGCCGGCATCGCCTCCGGAAGCATGCTGGCGGCTGGCCGCGCCATGGGTGAAACGATGGCGGTGCTGATGGTGGCCGGCAATGTCGTGCAACATCCACACAGTCTGTTCGATTCGGTGCGCACGCTGACCGCCAACATCGCCCTGGAGATGGCCTATGCGATGGGGGATCACCGTGCGGCCTTGTTCGCCTCGGGGTTGGCGCTGATGCTAATGGTGTTGGCGTTGGTCGGCGCAGCTGAATTGTTTAAATGGAAGAGCGCACATGACTAA
- a CDS encoding class I SAM-dependent methyltransferase gives MKRRLEPELMEDPLQAEVYAAADFAEADSLMLQAFNEAFPEVELQGPVLDLGCGPGNMAFRFAERFPRCQVIGVDGSAAMLAIADQRKKSRAELIDRIRFLQGIIPKVRIPAGPYAAIISNSFLHHLHRPEVLWGLISHYAQPGCQILIMDLYRPDSPQQAQGLVEKYASSEPEVLRRDFYHSLLAALTPDEVKQQLATVGLGELVVRKTSDRHMIIVGQKS, from the coding sequence ATGAAACGAAGGTTAGAACCTGAGTTAATGGAGGATCCACTGCAGGCCGAAGTCTATGCCGCCGCCGATTTTGCGGAAGCGGATTCTTTGATGTTGCAAGCGTTCAATGAGGCCTTTCCTGAGGTGGAATTGCAGGGCCCCGTTCTCGATTTGGGTTGCGGTCCTGGCAATATGGCTTTTCGTTTTGCCGAACGCTTTCCTCGCTGTCAGGTGATAGGCGTCGACGGATCGGCGGCAATGTTGGCGATTGCCGATCAGCGCAAGAAATCAAGGGCGGAACTCATAGATCGAATTCGATTCTTACAGGGCATTATTCCGAAGGTCAGGATTCCAGCCGGGCCTTATGCTGCGATTATCAGCAACAGCTTTCTGCATCATTTACATCGTCCGGAAGTCCTTTGGGGACTCATCAGTCATTATGCTCAACCCGGCTGTCAAATTCTGATTATGGATTTATATCGTCCGGATTCTCCGCAACAGGCGCAAGGCTTGGTCGAAAAGTATGCCTCCAGCGAACCGGAAGTACTGCGGCGTGATTTTTATCATTCATTGCTGGCCGCCTTGACGCCGGATGAAGTCAAGCAGCAACTGGCGACGGTGGGATTAGGCGAACTTGTCGTTCGTAAAACCAGCGACCGACATATGATTATCGTGGGTCAGAAGTCTTAG
- the fba gene encoding class II fructose-bisphosphate aldolase (catalyzes the reversible aldol condensation of dihydroxyacetonephosphate and glyceraldehyde 3-phosphate in the Calvin cycle, glycolysis, and/or gluconeogenesis), which yields MALVSLRQLLDYAAEHGFAVPAFNVSNMEQVQAIMQAADACDSPVIMQGSAGANRYAGEVFLRHLIVAAVEQYPHIPVVMHRDHGPTPDICAQAIQSGFSSVMMDGSLLEDMKTPASFEYNVNVTRTVVNMAHACGVSVEGEIGCLGSLESEVNEAAATEDSSAQQDHSQLLTDPEEAVEFVKQTQVDALAVAIGTSHGAYKFSKPPTGEVLVISRLKTLQQRLPNTYFVMHGSSSVPQDWLKIINDYGGDIPQTYGVPVDEIVEGIKYGVRKVNIDTDLRMASTGAIRRYLAQPENASDLDARKIYKAARDAMQALCQERYQAFGSAGHASKIKAIPLCEMRKRYQYYTN from the coding sequence ATGGCGTTAGTATCATTGCGACAACTTTTGGATTATGCCGCGGAACATGGCTTTGCCGTTCCCGCATTCAACGTCAGCAATATGGAACAAGTGCAAGCCATTATGCAAGCGGCCGATGCCTGCGACAGCCCTGTGATTATGCAAGGTTCGGCCGGCGCGAATCGCTATGCCGGCGAGGTGTTTTTGCGCCATTTGATTGTTGCCGCCGTCGAACAATATCCTCATATTCCGGTCGTCATGCATCGGGATCATGGACCCACACCAGATATCTGCGCCCAAGCGATTCAATCCGGCTTCAGCTCGGTGATGATGGATGGGTCTTTGCTGGAAGACATGAAGACGCCGGCCTCTTTTGAGTATAATGTGAACGTGACTCGCACCGTGGTCAATATGGCGCATGCCTGTGGCGTGTCAGTGGAAGGCGAAATTGGTTGCTTAGGTTCCTTAGAAAGTGAGGTCAACGAAGCTGCGGCTACTGAAGATTCATCGGCGCAACAGGATCATAGTCAGTTGCTGACCGATCCCGAGGAAGCGGTCGAATTTGTTAAGCAAACCCAAGTCGATGCGTTGGCCGTAGCGATTGGCACCAGTCATGGGGCTTATAAATTCAGCAAGCCGCCTACCGGCGAAGTCTTGGTGATTAGCCGGTTAAAAACATTGCAACAACGCCTGCCCAATACCTACTTCGTCATGCATGGATCCAGCTCGGTACCGCAGGATTGGCTGAAAATCATCAATGACTATGGCGGCGATATTCCTCAAACTTATGGCGTGCCGGTCGACGAAATCGTTGAAGGAATCAAATATGGCGTGCGCAAAGTCAATATCGATACCGACTTACGGATGGCTTCTACCGGCGCGATACGTCGTTATCTAGCCCAACCGGAAAACGCCTCCGACTTAGACGCGCGCAAGATTTATAAAGCGGCCAGAGATGCGATGCAGGCGCTTTGCCAAGAACGTTATCAAGCATTTGGCTCGGCCGGTCATGCGAGTAAAATTAAAGCCATTCCATTGTGCGAGATGAGGAAGCGTTATCAGTATTATACAAATTGA
- a CDS encoding DUF2490 domain-containing protein codes for MNIIKKIVFLLIMLVAVEISADNTNEDIQSWGNVTAITSLGRFDPALDKVKLWLEAQGRFGDDISKFSQAILRTALGYSVYDNLSFWFGYAWIPSEPTGSSSFDEHRLWQQMIWNHSLAGGKFMSRSRLEQRFDERGDDVGWRYRQFLKYYHPIKAAPKLSWVVWNEVFVGLNRPDWKADNGFDQNRAFVGLGFQMDKQVRTEFGYINQYIRKPSANDAMNHIISLNVFMNF; via the coding sequence ATGAATATAATAAAAAAAATAGTATTCTTACTAATCATGTTAGTTGCTGTCGAAATATCGGCGGACAACACTAACGAAGATATACAATCGTGGGGCAATGTAACTGCTATTACTTCTTTAGGCCGGTTTGATCCCGCTTTGGATAAAGTGAAATTGTGGCTGGAGGCTCAGGGCCGTTTCGGAGATGATATTTCAAAATTTTCTCAAGCTATTTTACGTACTGCACTAGGCTATTCGGTTTATGATAATTTAAGCTTCTGGTTCGGTTATGCTTGGATACCCAGTGAACCGACGGGTTCGTCATCTTTTGATGAACACCGTCTATGGCAACAAATGATATGGAACCATTCCTTGGCAGGCGGCAAGTTTATGTCTCGCTCTCGATTGGAACAACGTTTCGATGAACGGGGTGACGATGTCGGCTGGCGCTATCGTCAATTCTTGAAATATTACCATCCCATTAAGGCGGCGCCAAAACTAAGTTGGGTTGTCTGGAATGAGGTTTTTGTTGGCCTCAACAGACCAGATTGGAAGGCAGACAATGGTTTCGACCAGAACCGTGCTTTTGTCGGGTTAGGGTTTCAAATGGATAAACAGGTCAGAACGGAATTTGGATACATCAATCAGTATATTCGCAAACCTTCTGCCAATGACGCGATGAATCATATTATTTCTTTGAACGTATTTATGAACTTTTAA